A window of the Scandinavium goeteborgense genome harbors these coding sequences:
- a CDS encoding helix-turn-helix domain-containing protein codes for MKKENNFNLYSTDEFNAFMEFVKSQGVQMRYSKGQSLNLEKAEVGFVLSGLLGIYYKGTGKFVDHAFYGMPAMEDEKIMSTQPFYCRTESDVIIAKIPIHKIFDISSPDQVYRGVVFSALIYSLIDKLANIYDVRHGGNGYKVVKELIELYLNEKHVTQGLANYILKRTNLSNSYVFKILAALKKNGYIEIRNARLTQILKPLPDKI; via the coding sequence ATGAAAAAGGAAAATAACTTTAACCTCTATAGTACTGATGAGTTTAACGCCTTCATGGAATTCGTTAAATCGCAGGGTGTACAAATGCGATACAGCAAAGGCCAGTCGTTAAATTTAGAGAAAGCGGAAGTCGGGTTTGTTCTTTCCGGTCTGCTCGGCATTTATTACAAAGGCACGGGGAAATTTGTCGACCATGCTTTTTACGGTATGCCTGCGATGGAAGATGAAAAAATCATGTCAACGCAGCCGTTTTATTGCCGTACCGAAAGCGATGTGATCATTGCCAAAATCCCTATTCATAAAATATTTGACATCAGTAGCCCCGATCAGGTGTACCGCGGCGTGGTTTTCTCGGCGCTGATTTACTCCCTTATCGATAAGCTCGCCAATATCTATGACGTCAGGCATGGCGGCAATGGCTACAAAGTAGTGAAAGAGTTAATCGAACTTTATCTCAATGAAAAACATGTCACTCAGGGTCTGGCTAATTACATATTAAAACGCACCAATTTGTCGAACAGTTATGTCTTTAAGATTCTGGCCGCATTAAAGAAAAATGGATATATCGAAATAAGAAATGCGCGCCTGACTCAAATACTCAAACCACTGCCTGATAAAATTTAA
- the uraH gene encoding hydroxyisourate hydrolase → MSHISTHILDTSLGKPAAGVMIRLEQQTESGWTLVKEAETNADGRIGSMAEGDLAPGRYRLTAEIGQWFVQTGRETLYPSAQIDVILPRSGDHYHLPFLIAPWGWSTYRGS, encoded by the coding sequence ATGAGCCATATTTCGACTCACATCCTGGATACGTCGCTCGGAAAACCGGCGGCGGGCGTGATGATTCGCCTGGAGCAGCAAACGGAAAGCGGCTGGACGTTGGTGAAGGAGGCAGAAACCAACGCCGACGGGCGCATTGGTTCGATGGCCGAGGGCGATTTAGCCCCAGGGCGCTATCGACTGACGGCGGAGATTGGGCAGTGGTTTGTGCAAACCGGGCGGGAGACACTGTATCCGTCGGCGCAAATTGACGTCATCTTGCCGCGAAGCGGAGACCATTATCATTTGCCGTTTCTGATTGCCCCCTGGGGCTGGTCAACCTATCGCGGGTCCTGA
- the uraD gene encoding 2-oxo-4-hydroxy-4-carboxy-5-ureidoimidazoline decarboxylase, producing the protein MIAACVALPEWQQSLVAARPFSSVEQLLETAVALSERWQLAELDRALAAHPRIGDKPKGVSAESAFSRQEQSAVNSHDVALTQALAQGNAEYEARFGRVFLIRAKGRSGEEILSILQQRLNNSETEEVQEALRQLRQITQLRLEGVFAR; encoded by the coding sequence ATGATTGCGGCCTGCGTTGCGCTGCCGGAATGGCAGCAATCGCTGGTGGCGGCGCGGCCTTTTTCGAGCGTTGAACAGCTGCTGGAAACCGCCGTCGCGCTGAGTGAACGCTGGCAGTTAGCGGAGCTGGATAGGGCTCTGGCGGCGCACCCGCGTATTGGTGACAAACCGAAAGGGGTTTCAGCGGAATCGGCGTTTTCACGCCAGGAGCAGTCTGCCGTCAATAGCCATGATGTGGCGCTGACACAGGCGCTGGCCCAAGGGAACGCCGAATATGAAGCGCGGTTTGGTCGGGTGTTTCTGATCCGCGCCAAAGGGCGTAGCGGAGAGGAGATCCTCTCGATTCTGCAACAGCGGCTGAACAACTCCGAGACGGAGGAAGTGCAGGAGGCGCTGCGCCAGCTGCGACAAATTACCCAACTTCGACTGGAAGGAGTGTTTGCCCGATGA
- a CDS encoding pyridoxal-phosphate-dependent aminotransferase family protein codes for MLEVQPFTPVNPPHRLLMGPGPINADPRVLRAMSSQLIGQYDPVMTGYMNEVMALYRGVFRTENRWTMLVDGTSRAGIEAILLSAIRPGDKVLVPVFGRFGHLLCEIARRCRAEVHVIEVPWGEVFSADRIEDEIKRVKPRLLLTVQGDTSTTMLQPLENLGEICRRHGVLFYTDATASLGGNALDTDAWGLDAVSAGLQKCLGGPSGSSPITLSAEMEAVIRARKCVEQGIRTDLHQDGEDEMIWSNYFDLGMVMDYWGPERLNHHTEATSMLFAARECARIMLEEGMDALIARHELHGRAMLNGIQGMGLEVFGDISHKMNNVLGVVIPAGVHGEEVRQRLLNDFHIEIGTSFGPLAGKIWRIGTMGYNARKDCVLQTLTALEAVLNRLGFATTQGAAMQAAWDTYEG; via the coding sequence ATGCTCGAGGTTCAGCCATTTACGCCCGTTAATCCTCCTCACCGCCTGCTGATGGGACCGGGGCCGATCAACGCCGATCCGCGCGTGCTACGCGCCATGTCCAGCCAGCTGATCGGCCAGTACGATCCGGTGATGACCGGCTACATGAACGAAGTGATGGCGCTTTATCGCGGCGTGTTCCGCACCGAAAATCGCTGGACGATGCTGGTGGATGGGACCTCCCGCGCCGGAATCGAGGCGATTCTGCTGTCGGCCATTCGCCCTGGCGATAAAGTGCTGGTCCCGGTGTTTGGCCGCTTCGGTCATTTGCTGTGTGAAATTGCCCGTCGCTGTCGGGCCGAGGTCCACGTCATCGAAGTCCCGTGGGGCGAGGTATTCAGTGCCGATCGTATTGAAGATGAGATCAAGCGCGTTAAACCGCGTCTGCTGCTGACGGTGCAGGGCGACACCTCCACTACGATGCTGCAACCGCTGGAAAATCTCGGTGAAATTTGCCGTCGCCACGGGGTGCTGTTTTACACCGATGCCACCGCGTCGCTCGGCGGTAACGCGCTCGACACCGACGCCTGGGGGCTGGATGCGGTTTCCGCCGGGTTACAGAAATGCCTTGGCGGCCCGTCGGGCAGCTCGCCGATCACGCTCAGCGCTGAAATGGAAGCGGTGATCCGCGCGCGAAAATGCGTGGAGCAGGGGATCCGCACCGATCTGCATCAGGACGGTGAAGACGAAATGATTTGGTCGAACTATTTCGATCTTGGCATGGTGATGGACTACTGGGGCCCAGAACGCCTGAATCACCACACCGAAGCCACCAGCATGCTGTTCGCCGCCCGGGAATGTGCGCGGATCATGCTGGAAGAAGGGATGGACGCGCTGATCGCCCGCCACGAACTGCACGGTCGCGCCATGCTAAACGGCATTCAGGGCATGGGTCTCGAGGTCTTCGGCGATATCTCCCACAAAATGAATAACGTGCTCGGGGTGGTTATTCCGGCTGGCGTGCACGGTGAAGAAGTGCGCCAGCGCCTGCTCAACGATTTCCACATCGAAATTGGCACCTCGTTTGGCCCGCTGGCGGGCAAAATCTGGCGCATCGGCACCATGGGCTACAACGCGCGTAAAGACTGCGTATTGCAGACTCTGACCGCGCTGGAAGCGGTGTTGAACCGTCTGGGCTTCGCCACCACTCAGGGCGCTGCGATGCAGGCGGCCTGGGACACCTACGAGGGGTGA
- a CDS encoding MurR/RpiR family transcriptional regulator encodes MQQLDERLRACYNELSPQEQRVAAFIMDHFDDLVSYNSAELARLSGVSKATVSRLFRHLGYERFKDMRDELRTLRQSGMPLTGDRDAVQGNTLLARHYKQEMANLTQWVNALDADLFAEVVAALSAAKRVLIVGLRNSSPVALHLRQQLMQSRGNVWLMPQPGQTLAEEVVDITPDDLVIVVAFRRRPRVIRPLLEALQAQQAQVLVLSEPQAVGIRTRCRWHFAAPLDSVSAFDSYSSAMSLVNLLANALLHSTLSDGRQRIHHIADLYHTLDELEQR; translated from the coding sequence ATGCAGCAGCTGGATGAGCGCCTGAGGGCGTGTTACAACGAACTTTCTCCACAGGAACAGCGCGTCGCGGCGTTCATCATGGATCACTTTGACGATCTGGTGAGCTACAACAGCGCCGAGCTGGCGCGGCTCAGCGGGGTATCCAAAGCCACCGTCAGCCGCCTGTTCCGCCATCTGGGCTATGAGCGCTTCAAAGACATGCGCGACGAGCTGCGAACCCTGCGCCAGAGCGGGATGCCGCTCACCGGCGATCGTGATGCGGTGCAGGGTAACACGCTGCTGGCGCGTCACTATAAACAGGAAATGGCGAATCTTACCCAGTGGGTCAACGCGCTGGATGCCGACCTGTTTGCCGAAGTGGTCGCCGCGCTAAGCGCCGCAAAGCGCGTGTTGATCGTCGGCCTGCGCAACAGCAGCCCGGTGGCGCTGCATCTACGTCAACAGCTGATGCAAAGCCGTGGCAACGTCTGGCTCATGCCGCAGCCCGGGCAGACGCTGGCGGAAGAGGTGGTGGATATCACCCCGGATGACCTGGTGATTGTGGTGGCGTTTCGCCGTCGTCCACGGGTGATCCGCCCGCTGCTCGAAGCGTTGCAGGCCCAACAGGCACAGGTGCTGGTGCTGAGCGAGCCGCAGGCTGTCGGCATTCGCACCCGTTGCCGCTGGCACTTTGCGGCCCCGCTGGACAGCGTCTCGGCGTTCGACAGCTACAGCAGCGCCATGAGCCTGGTGAATTTACTCGCCAACGCCTTGCTGCACAGCACCCTCAGCGACGGCCGCCAGCGCATTCATCACATCGCCGACCTTTATCACACCCTCGACGAACTCGAACAGCGCTAA
- a CDS encoding gamma-glutamyltransferase family protein, translated as MMQSNLAPGAMAVTPHHLASESALSVLRHGGDAIEAMVAAAATIAVVYPHMNGIGGDGFWLIVPPGGDPIAIDASGASGAQATLAYYDGHAAIPHRGAKAALTVPGTVSGWDEALKVSAGLGGGQLPLSRLLADAIRYAADGIPVTSSQASATQSKYHELSGVPGFAGTFLQRGEVPTAGSRFCQPRLARTLTRLANDGLGSFYRGPLAQLMAEEFQATGCPLTAQDLAGHRARRRVPLKLSHQQGDIFNMTPPTQGLVSLAILGITDHLDMANADEVQTIHRIVEATKRAFSLRDKYITDPRHVTLPVQSLLEAAPLQEMAASIDDHHAAPWGKGKGPGDTVWLGVIDGNGLAVSFIQSIYHEFGSGVVLPESGILLQNRGAAFSLDPDHLLALAPGKQPFHTLNPAAARLKDGRTMVYGTMGGDGQPQTQAAIFTRHVIQGMPLQEAVAAPRWLLGRTWGQSTDSLKLEGRFSEATFTALREKGHDVEWLPGMSEAMGHAGAIVRHPNGMLEGAYDPRSNGSAAGF; from the coding sequence ATCATGCAAAGTAATTTGGCCCCCGGTGCCATGGCGGTAACCCCTCATCATCTCGCCAGCGAATCGGCGCTTTCCGTATTGCGGCACGGCGGCGATGCCATCGAAGCGATGGTGGCGGCCGCAGCGACCATCGCCGTGGTGTATCCCCATATGAACGGCATTGGCGGCGACGGTTTCTGGCTGATTGTTCCGCCGGGCGGCGATCCGATTGCCATTGACGCCAGCGGCGCCTCCGGGGCGCAGGCAACGCTGGCGTATTACGACGGCCATGCCGCCATTCCTCATCGCGGGGCGAAAGCTGCACTGACCGTGCCGGGCACCGTGAGCGGCTGGGATGAAGCGCTGAAGGTTTCCGCAGGGCTGGGCGGTGGGCAACTTCCGCTTTCACGTCTGCTGGCGGATGCGATTCGCTATGCCGCCGACGGCATTCCGGTGACGTCTTCCCAGGCGAGCGCCACGCAGAGTAAATATCATGAGCTTTCCGGCGTGCCGGGCTTTGCCGGGACGTTTTTACAGCGCGGCGAAGTGCCCACTGCAGGCAGCCGTTTCTGCCAGCCGCGCCTCGCCCGCACCTTGACGCGTCTGGCGAATGACGGCCTCGGCAGCTTTTATCGCGGGCCGCTGGCGCAGCTGATGGCGGAAGAGTTTCAGGCCACCGGATGTCCATTGACCGCGCAGGATCTCGCCGGGCATCGCGCGCGCCGTCGCGTGCCGCTGAAGCTCAGCCACCAGCAGGGCGACATTTTCAATATGACGCCTCCGACCCAAGGGCTGGTATCGCTGGCGATCCTCGGCATTACCGATCATCTCGATATGGCTAACGCTGATGAGGTACAGACCATCCACCGCATCGTGGAAGCCACCAAACGGGCGTTCAGCCTGCGCGATAAATACATCACCGACCCGCGCCATGTGACGCTGCCGGTGCAAAGCCTGCTCGAAGCTGCTCCGTTGCAGGAGATGGCAGCCAGCATTGACGATCATCACGCCGCGCCGTGGGGCAAAGGTAAAGGCCCGGGGGATACCGTCTGGCTCGGCGTTATCGACGGCAACGGGCTGGCGGTGTCGTTTATTCAGAGTATTTATCACGAGTTTGGCAGTGGCGTGGTGCTGCCGGAAAGCGGCATCCTGCTGCAAAACCGCGGCGCGGCGTTCAGCCTCGACCCGGATCACCTGCTGGCGCTGGCACCGGGCAAACAGCCTTTCCACACGCTCAACCCGGCGGCGGCACGGCTGAAAGACGGTCGCACGATGGTGTACGGCACCATGGGCGGCGACGGCCAGCCGCAAACTCAGGCGGCGATTTTCACCCGGCATGTGATTCAGGGCATGCCGTTGCAGGAAGCGGTTGCCGCGCCGCGTTGGCTATTGGGCCGCACCTGGGGCCAGTCGACGGATTCGCTCAAGCTGGAGGGCCGTTTCAGCGAAGCCACTTTCACCGCGCTGCGTGAAAAAGGGCACGACGTGGAATGGCTGCCGGGCATGAGTGAAGCGATGGGCCACGCCGGGGCGATTGTCCGTCACCCTAACGGCATGCTGGAAGGGGCGTACGATCCGCGCAGCAACGGCAGCGCAGCAGGATTCTAA
- the hpxX gene encoding oxalurate catabolism protein HpxX, producing the protein MNENAFNWPEYILLMEQLLAVPLDAPRRAELAVQLSRIASMAEPLMAFELPLRQEGAGVYQL; encoded by the coding sequence ATGAACGAGAATGCGTTTAACTGGCCTGAATATATTCTGCTGATGGAACAGTTGTTAGCGGTGCCGCTGGATGCACCGCGTCGGGCAGAACTGGCGGTTCAGCTTAGCCGGATTGCCTCGATGGCCGAGCCGTTGATGGCGTTTGAGCTGCCGCTCCGTCAGGAAGGTGCAGGAGTGTATCAGCTATGA
- a CDS encoding AtzE family amidohydrolase has protein sequence MTLSIRDIQQGLRYRQFSAVELAQQTLARIARDNPQVNAFTEITADRMLREAADIDARLRRGEALPPLAGVPFAVKNLFDIEGVTTLAGAQLFSEMPPAAADAFAVQQLQRVGATLAGALNMDAYAYGFTTENSHYGPTRNPRDLNRIAGGSSGGSAAAVAAKLVNFTLGTDTNGSIRVPASLCGVLGLKPTFGRLSRSGSHPFVASLDHIGPLARFTDDLAHVYDALQGHDPDDKWQSSREVSPVSSMLSQTTNLRCAVLGGWFDEWSDCSARDAVARVAHALGANEKRELPNVALARSAAFLLSAAEGGNHYLPALRSDAERFEPHSRERLLAGAMTPSAWYTQAQRFRAWFRDTTLPLFNDFDLLIAPATPCSATLIGDTSMRINGVELPTKASMGMLTQPISFLGLPVVSVPLKTHSGLPIGVQIIGAPWQEAQCLQAAWQLEQAGILYQQEDV, from the coding sequence ATGACACTGAGCATTCGGGACATTCAGCAAGGACTACGCTACCGCCAGTTCAGCGCGGTGGAACTGGCCCAGCAGACGCTGGCCCGCATTGCGCGGGATAACCCGCAGGTGAACGCCTTCACCGAAATCACCGCCGACCGCATGCTGCGCGAAGCCGCGGATATTGACGCGCGCTTGCGTCGGGGCGAGGCGCTTCCGCCGCTCGCGGGCGTGCCGTTTGCGGTGAAAAATTTGTTTGATATCGAAGGCGTGACCACTCTCGCCGGGGCGCAACTGTTCAGCGAAATGCCGCCAGCCGCCGCCGATGCGTTTGCCGTGCAGCAGTTGCAACGCGTGGGCGCGACGCTGGCGGGGGCGCTGAATATGGACGCCTACGCCTACGGCTTTACGACGGAAAACAGCCATTACGGCCCGACCCGCAACCCGCGCGATTTGAACCGCATTGCAGGCGGTTCTTCCGGCGGGTCAGCCGCGGCGGTGGCGGCAAAACTGGTGAACTTTACGCTCGGCACCGACACCAACGGCTCGATCCGCGTGCCCGCCTCGCTGTGCGGCGTGCTGGGCCTGAAGCCGACCTTTGGCCGTTTGTCGCGATCCGGTAGCCATCCGTTTGTCGCCAGCCTCGATCACATCGGCCCGCTGGCGCGCTTTACCGACGATCTGGCCCACGTTTATGATGCCTTGCAGGGCCACGATCCGGACGATAAATGGCAGTCCTCCCGGGAGGTTTCGCCCGTTTCATCAATGCTGTCACAGACAACAAATCTGCGCTGCGCCGTGCTGGGCGGCTGGTTTGATGAATGGAGCGACTGTAGCGCTCGCGATGCGGTGGCCCGCGTGGCACACGCGCTTGGCGCAAATGAAAAACGGGAGTTGCCGAACGTGGCGCTGGCCCGTTCCGCCGCTTTTTTGCTGTCGGCGGCGGAAGGCGGCAACCACTATTTACCGGCGTTGCGCAGTGATGCAGAACGCTTTGAACCTCATTCCCGTGAACGCCTGCTGGCGGGGGCGATGACGCCGTCGGCCTGGTACACCCAGGCGCAGCGCTTTCGGGCGTGGTTTCGCGATACGACGCTGCCGTTGTTCAATGATTTTGACTTGCTGATTGCCCCGGCCACGCCGTGTAGCGCAACGCTGATTGGCGATACGTCGATGCGTATAAACGGCGTTGAACTGCCGACCAAAGCCAGCATGGGTATGCTGACACAGCCGATCTCTTTTCTCGGTCTGCCGGTGGTCAGTGTGCCACTCAAAACCCACAGCGGGCTGCCGATTGGCGTGCAGATTATTGGCGCGCCGTGGCAGGAAGCGCAGTGTTTGCAAGCCGCCTGGCAGCTTGAACAGGCCGGTATTCTTTATCAACAGGAAGACGTATGA
- the hpxZ gene encoding oxalurate catabolism protein HpxZ, translating into MTPENIDRPAVLNDVTAAFYRYEKALTSNDIAVLDELFWDDGRTVRYGATENLYGIAEIRDFRNARPGKGLDRLLRHTTITAYGEDMAVASTEFTRENSERVGRQMQTWVKFPCGWRIVAAHVSLMA; encoded by the coding sequence ATGACCCCCGAAAACATTGACCGTCCGGCGGTGCTGAACGACGTGACCGCCGCGTTTTATCGTTATGAAAAAGCCTTAACCAGCAATGATATTGCGGTGCTGGATGAACTGTTCTGGGATGACGGGCGGACGGTACGCTACGGCGCGACGGAGAATTTGTATGGGATCGCGGAGATCCGCGATTTCCGTAATGCCCGGCCTGGGAAGGGTTTGGATCGGCTGTTGCGCCATACGACGATCACCGCTTACGGCGAGGATATGGCGGTAGCGAGTACCGAGTTTACGCGTGAGAACAGCGAGCGAGTCGGCCGCCAAATGCAGACCTGGGTGAAATTCCCCTGCGGCTGGCGCATCGTGGCGGCACATGTGAGTTTGATGGCGTAA
- the puuE gene encoding allantoinase PuuE: MQSAMDKRVWHFTENYPRDMAGYAGQPPHAQWPGGARIAVQFVLNFEEGGENHVLHGDSGSEQFLSDIIGAPSFPDKHMSMDSLYEYGSRAGFWRIHQEFQKRGLPLTVFGVAMALARNPAIVDAIKAADYDVVSHGWRWIHYQNLDIQTERQHMQQAVEILEALFDKKPLGWYTGRDSPNTRQLVAEQGGFLYDSDYYGDDLPFWTTVDSKPHLIVPYTLDANDMRFATAQGFNTAEQFYTYLKDSFDVLYEEGETSPKMMSIGMHCRLLGRPGRFRALQRFLDYVQSHDDVWVCRRQDIAEHWVKTHPFNGNA, translated from the coding sequence ATGCAATCAGCAATGGACAAGCGCGTATGGCATTTTACCGAAAACTACCCTCGCGACATGGCGGGCTATGCTGGCCAACCGCCTCATGCGCAATGGCCGGGCGGCGCGCGCATCGCCGTCCAGTTCGTGCTCAATTTTGAAGAGGGCGGCGAAAACCACGTCCTGCACGGCGACAGCGGCTCTGAGCAGTTTCTGTCAGACATCATCGGCGCGCCCAGTTTCCCCGACAAACACATGTCGATGGACTCCCTCTACGAATATGGCTCCCGCGCCGGATTCTGGCGCATTCATCAGGAGTTTCAAAAGCGCGGATTACCGCTGACGGTGTTCGGCGTGGCTATGGCCCTGGCGCGTAACCCGGCCATCGTCGATGCAATAAAAGCCGCGGACTACGACGTGGTCAGCCACGGCTGGCGTTGGATTCACTATCAGAATCTCGATATTCAGACCGAACGCCAGCACATGCAGCAGGCGGTTGAAATCCTAGAAGCGCTGTTCGACAAAAAGCCGCTCGGCTGGTACACCGGACGCGACAGTCCGAACACCCGCCAGCTGGTGGCAGAGCAGGGTGGTTTTCTCTACGACAGTGATTATTACGGCGACGACCTGCCGTTCTGGACCACGGTCGACAGCAAACCGCATCTGATTGTGCCCTACACCCTGGACGCCAACGACATGCGCTTTGCCACTGCGCAGGGCTTCAATACCGCCGAACAGTTTTACACCTATCTGAAAGACAGCTTTGACGTGCTGTACGAAGAAGGGGAAACATCACCAAAAATGATGTCGATTGGCATGCACTGCCGCCTGTTAGGCCGCCCGGGTCGTTTTCGCGCGCTACAGCGTTTTCTGGATTATGTGCAGAGTCACGATGATGTATGGGTTTGCCGGCGTCAGGATATCGCCGAACATTGGGTGAAAACGCACCCGTTCAACGGTAACGCCTGA
- the hpxA gene encoding allantoin racemase encodes MQHLIQVINPNTSAAMTHTIGEAARSVAAPGTTILATCPTQGVESIEGHFDEAIAAIGVLEQIKHGKAQGAQGHVIACFGDPGLLAARELACGPVVGIAEAAMHMATLVATRFSIVTTLPRTVIIARHLLQQYGFEHHCAALHAIDLPVLALEDGTGLAQMKVRERCIQAKREDGSGAIVLGCGGMANLARELTLELGIPVIDGVTAAVKMVESLVALGLGTSKYGDLAYPNKKPLSGGFDMLS; translated from the coding sequence ATGCAACATTTGATTCAAGTGATCAACCCCAACACCAGTGCTGCGATGACGCACACTATTGGCGAAGCGGCCCGCAGCGTTGCGGCTCCGGGCACCACCATTCTCGCGACCTGTCCGACTCAGGGCGTGGAGTCGATTGAAGGCCATTTTGATGAAGCCATCGCGGCTATTGGCGTGCTGGAGCAAATCAAACACGGCAAAGCGCAGGGCGCACAGGGGCACGTAATTGCCTGCTTTGGCGATCCGGGGTTACTCGCCGCGCGTGAACTGGCCTGCGGGCCGGTGGTGGGCATTGCCGAGGCGGCGATGCACATGGCGACGCTGGTGGCGACACGCTTTTCCATCGTCACCACGCTGCCGCGCACGGTAATCATCGCCCGTCATTTATTGCAGCAGTATGGTTTCGAACATCACTGTGCGGCGCTGCACGCCATCGATTTACCGGTACTGGCGCTGGAAGATGGTACGGGTCTTGCACAGATGAAAGTACGCGAGCGTTGTATTCAGGCAAAACGCGAAGACGGCAGCGGGGCGATAGTCCTTGGCTGTGGCGGCATGGCGAACCTTGCCCGCGAGCTGACGCTGGAACTGGGCATCCCGGTGATTGATGGCGTAACGGCGGCGGTGAAAATGGTGGAATCGCTCGTGGCGCTGGGTCTTGGCACCAGCAAATACGGCGACCTCGCGTACCCCAATAAAAAGCCGCTGAGCGGAGGCTTCGACATGCTGAGCTGA
- a CDS encoding NCS1 family nucleobase:cation symporter-1, with product MPSQKPEYKSSYSPRLTNNDLAPTRQQSWSWYNIFSFWMSDVHSMGGYVVAASFFTLGLASWQVLLCLLAGICIVQLCANLVAKPSQMAGVPYAVISRQAFGVFGANIPAVIRGLIAFAWYGIQTYLAANALMLVGLKFWPSLASLTTGHFLGLSHLGWICFGIMWVLQALVFWHGMSAIKRFIDIAGPAVYIVMMALAGWILYQTGLDGISFTLASKQLSAGEQTWQMITATALVVSYFSGPLLNFGDFSRYGKSMQEIRRGNRWGLPFNFLLFSIVTVIIVSGSQSLFGRMITDPIETVSHVGNSVAMAIGLLTMITATIGINIVANFVSPAFDFSNCSPQKISFRTGGMIAAVGSVLLTPWNLFQSPELIHYTLDVLGAFIGPLFGILLADFYLIKRGKVVVDDLFTVSPAGRYWYKNGFNPKAIAALVPSVAVGLIISFIPALHEVANFSWFIGAFLSAGCYRWIARHDKEGVSDAFASVEIAKE from the coding sequence ATGCCAAGTCAGAAACCAGAGTACAAATCGAGCTACAGCCCAAGACTGACCAACAACGATCTGGCGCCAACGCGGCAACAGAGCTGGTCGTGGTACAACATTTTTTCATTCTGGATGTCCGATGTGCATAGCATGGGCGGCTATGTGGTGGCCGCAAGCTTCTTTACTCTCGGCTTGGCGAGCTGGCAGGTTCTGCTCTGTCTGCTGGCGGGCATTTGTATCGTGCAGCTGTGCGCCAATCTGGTGGCGAAACCCAGCCAGATGGCGGGCGTGCCGTACGCTGTGATTAGCCGTCAGGCGTTTGGCGTGTTCGGTGCCAATATTCCGGCGGTGATCCGCGGCCTGATTGCCTTTGCGTGGTACGGTATCCAGACCTATCTGGCGGCCAACGCGCTGATGCTGGTCGGCCTGAAGTTTTGGCCTTCTCTGGCCTCGTTGACCACCGGTCATTTCCTCGGCCTGTCGCATTTGGGCTGGATCTGTTTTGGTATTATGTGGGTGCTACAGGCGCTGGTGTTCTGGCATGGTATGAGCGCCATTAAGCGCTTTATCGATATTGCCGGTCCGGCGGTGTATATCGTGATGATGGCGCTGGCAGGCTGGATTTTGTATCAGACCGGGCTGGACGGCATTTCCTTTACGCTTGCCAGCAAACAGCTGAGCGCCGGGGAGCAAACCTGGCAGATGATCACCGCCACGGCGCTGGTCGTGTCCTATTTCTCCGGCCCGCTGCTGAACTTTGGTGACTTTTCGCGTTACGGCAAAAGCATGCAGGAAATTCGTCGCGGCAACCGCTGGGGGCTGCCGTTCAACTTCCTGCTGTTCTCGATTGTGACGGTGATTATTGTTTCCGGCTCGCAGTCGCTGTTTGGCCGCATGATCACCGACCCGATTGAGACCGTGAGCCACGTCGGCAACAGCGTGGCGATGGCCATCGGCCTGCTGACGATGATCACCGCCACCATCGGGATCAATATCGTGGCGAACTTTGTCTCGCCTGCATTCGACTTCTCGAACTGCTCCCCGCAGAAAATCAGCTTCCGTACCGGGGGGATGATTGCCGCTGTGGGCTCTGTGCTGCTGACGCCGTGGAATCTGTTCCAGTCGCCGGAGCTGATTCACTATACGCTCGACGTGTTGGGCGCATTTATCGGCCCACTGTTCGGGATTTTGCTGGCAGATTTTTATCTGATTAAGCGCGGGAAAGTGGTGGTCGACGATTTGTTCACCGTCTCCCCTGCGGGCCGTTATTGGTACAAGAATGGCTTTAACCCCAAAGCGATTGCCGCGCTTGTTCCGTCGGTGGCGGTCGGACTCATCATTAGCTTTATCCCTGCCCTGCATGAAGTGGCGAACTTCAGCTGGTTCATCGGCGCGTTCCTGAGCGCAGGCTGCTATCGCTGGATTGCCCGCCACGACAAAGAAGGTGTGAGCGATGCCTTCGCCAGCGTGGAGATTGCGAAAGAGTAA